One segment of Pleomorphomonas sp. PLEO DNA contains the following:
- a CDS encoding ABC transporter permease: MVKFFRTHGTESALLVVIAVISLVLSLATDRYFTVGNAFDLLNTSSVNIIFAVGLLVVLISGGIDISFAVAASVAQYGTALFVAWIGGGDWAIGLIVAGLIGIGLGCLNAALIQGFGIPSIVVSISTFNVFFGLLMFFTKGVSIYDLPDWLTEHIALYERQMSDGSWVEISLPVLVMVICVVATWTLVTRTTIGRQLYAFGDNPEGARRFGINIAAMRFIAFGWLGLMAGIAGLVQAHYAQEVVPNALYGREMDVLAAVVLGGARLGGGKGTVLGCVLGVMLTQITQNGLNLMGVSPFAFKMIVGAIILIAITLSNSRIERLLPFLRRQGV, encoded by the coding sequence ATGGTTAAATTCTTCCGCACCCACGGAACCGAAAGCGCGCTGCTGGTGGTGATCGCCGTCATCAGCCTCGTCCTGTCGCTAGCCACCGACCGCTATTTCACCGTCGGCAACGCCTTCGATCTTCTCAATACCTCGTCGGTCAACATCATCTTCGCCGTCGGCCTTCTGGTGGTGCTGATCTCCGGCGGCATAGACATTTCCTTCGCCGTCGCCGCTTCGGTGGCGCAATATGGAACGGCTCTGTTCGTCGCCTGGATCGGCGGCGGCGACTGGGCCATTGGCCTGATCGTCGCCGGCTTGATCGGCATCGGCCTCGGGTGCCTCAACGCCGCGCTGATCCAAGGCTTCGGCATTCCATCGATCGTCGTGTCGATCTCCACCTTCAACGTCTTCTTCGGCCTGTTGATGTTTTTCACCAAGGGCGTGTCGATCTATGACCTGCCGGACTGGCTTACCGAGCACATCGCTCTCTACGAGCGCCAGATGTCCGACGGTAGCTGGGTCGAAATATCGCTGCCGGTCCTGGTCATGGTGATCTGCGTCGTCGCCACCTGGACGCTGGTGACGCGCACCACCATCGGTCGGCAGCTCTACGCCTTTGGCGACAATCCGGAGGGTGCGCGCCGCTTCGGCATCAACATTGCCGCCATGCGCTTCATCGCCTTCGGCTGGCTCGGTCTGATGGCGGGTATCGCCGGTCTCGTCCAGGCCCATTACGCACAGGAAGTGGTGCCGAACGCGCTCTACGGGCGCGAAATGGATGTGCTGGCCGCCGTGGTGCTCGGTGGCGCCCGTCTCGGCGGCGGCAAGGGCACGGTGCTGGGCTGCGTGCTCGGCGTCATGCTGACCCAGATCACCCAGAATGGGCTCAATCTGATGGGCGTGTCGCCGTTCGCCTTCAAGATGATCGTCGGTGCGATCATTCTCATCGCCATCACCCTGTCCAACTCGCGCATCGAGCGCCTCCTTCCGTTCCTGCGTCGCCAAGGAGTTTGA
- a CDS encoding sugar ABC transporter ATP-binding protein, with product MDETVGDKPLLSLRNINITFGGVRALRDVSFELKAGEVHCIAGENGSGKSTLIKIITGVYRPADGAEIEFDGKRYTHMSPVLAHAHGIKVIWQDLALFPEMTVAENIAFSEVMGNGVRLVDYGRMRTIALDALRRLGVSLDVDVPLKEFPIAQRQIVAIARALVGEARVVFMDEPTASLTQSETDHLLSIVRNLAATGVAVVFVSHRLAEVLEISSRITVLRDGRLVGVYPAEGMTQSRITELMTGRTFDAQVRAAPRADRPVVAGVDGLCRPGQFSDISFEVRQGETLGITGLLGSGRTELAMTLFGMLKPTSGSIRLDGREVHFSSNRDAIKAGVAYLSEDRLSLGLIQAQSIADNLVISSLGKILSGNLISPAKKKNLVAKWIADLGVKIGKPEDAISTLSGGNQQRVAIAKWLATDPRLLILDAPTVGVDVGARAGIFDIVARLAESGLAIILISDEVPEVYFNADRILHMAQGRIVGCYDPRAYSLHDIEAAVYG from the coding sequence ATGGACGAGACTGTCGGCGACAAGCCGCTGTTGTCGCTTCGCAACATCAACATCACCTTTGGTGGCGTCCGTGCTCTGCGCGACGTGTCCTTCGAGCTCAAAGCCGGTGAGGTCCATTGCATCGCCGGTGAAAATGGCTCGGGCAAAAGCACGCTGATCAAGATCATCACCGGCGTCTACCGCCCAGCCGACGGCGCCGAGATCGAATTCGACGGCAAGCGCTATACCCACATGTCGCCGGTGCTGGCCCACGCCCATGGCATCAAGGTGATCTGGCAGGATCTGGCCTTGTTTCCCGAAATGACGGTTGCCGAGAACATCGCCTTTTCCGAGGTGATGGGAAACGGTGTCAGGCTGGTTGATTACGGTCGTATGCGGACCATCGCCCTTGATGCGCTGCGACGGCTGGGCGTCAGCCTTGATGTCGATGTGCCCCTCAAGGAGTTTCCCATCGCCCAGCGCCAGATCGTTGCCATCGCCAGGGCGCTGGTCGGTGAGGCGCGCGTCGTCTTCATGGACGAGCCGACAGCCTCTCTCACCCAGTCGGAGACCGACCACCTGTTGTCCATCGTCCGCAATCTGGCGGCGACCGGCGTCGCGGTGGTATTCGTCAGTCATCGCTTGGCTGAGGTGCTGGAGATATCGAGCCGGATCACGGTACTCCGCGACGGTCGGCTTGTCGGCGTCTATCCGGCGGAGGGTATGACGCAATCGCGGATTACCGAACTGATGACCGGCCGCACATTCGATGCCCAGGTACGGGCGGCCCCACGTGCCGATCGCCCTGTCGTTGCCGGCGTAGACGGTCTCTGCCGACCCGGTCAGTTCTCCGACATATCCTTTGAAGTGCGCCAAGGCGAAACCCTCGGCATCACCGGCCTTCTCGGTTCCGGCCGCACCGAACTGGCCATGACGCTGTTCGGTATGCTGAAACCAACATCCGGCAGTATTCGTCTCGACGGGCGGGAAGTGCATTTCTCGTCCAATCGCGACGCCATCAAGGCCGGCGTCGCCTATCTGTCGGAAGACAGGCTGTCGCTCGGTCTCATCCAGGCCCAGTCGATTGCCGACAATCTGGTCATTTCCTCGCTCGGTAAAATCTTGTCGGGCAACCTGATCTCCCCGGCGAAGAAGAAAAATCTGGTCGCCAAATGGATCGCCGATCTCGGGGTCAAGATTGGCAAGCCCGAGGACGCCATATCCACGCTGTCTGGCGGTAACCAGCAGCGCGTCGCGATTGCCAAGTGGCTGGCCACCGACCCGCGCCTGCTCATTCTCGATGCGCCAACAGTGGGGGTCGACGTCGGCGCCCGCGCCGGCATCTTCGACATCGTGGCACGGCTAGCGGAAAGCGGCCTTGCCATCATCCTGATCTCCGATGAGGTGCCGGAAGTCTACTTCAACGCCGACCGGATCCTGCATATGGCGCAGGGGCGTATCGTCGGCTGCTACGATCCGCGCGCCTATTCGCTCCACGACATCGAGGCCGCCGTCTATGGTTAA
- a CDS encoding substrate-binding domain-containing protein: MKRLMAAAVAASFVLASSFAALAADAPKVGVVVKIGGIPWFNAMEAGIKEQSAKLGVDGFMIGPTSADPALQVRAIEDLIAQNVKVIGVVPNDAKVLEPVLNKAREKGIIVITHESPSQKGADWDFELASAKGFGEAYGKQLGELLGGKGGYAVFVGSLTVPLHNAWADAAIAYIKAHYPDMKLIGDRYGVAEDVDKSRSTALDLMAANPDLKGFLGFGSQGPIGAARAVEERRLIGKVTVLGPFSPGQGQKLLKAGALSGGFMWNPNLAGEVFITLADKLIKGEKIADGETIEGLGVVHPDYENHNIIVDQLVSINKDTVADLVALGL; the protein is encoded by the coding sequence ATGAAACGGCTTATGGCCGCCGCTGTCGCGGCGTCGTTCGTGCTTGCCTCTTCGTTTGCCGCTTTGGCGGCCGATGCCCCCAAGGTCGGCGTCGTCGTCAAGATCGGCGGCATCCCCTGGTTCAACGCCATGGAGGCCGGCATCAAGGAGCAGAGCGCCAAGCTTGGTGTCGACGGCTTCATGATTGGGCCGACCAGCGCCGATCCGGCGCTTCAGGTGCGCGCCATCGAGGACCTCATCGCTCAGAACGTCAAGGTGATCGGCGTCGTCCCCAATGACGCCAAGGTGCTGGAGCCGGTGCTCAACAAGGCCCGCGAAAAGGGCATCATCGTCATCACCCACGAGTCGCCCAGCCAGAAGGGTGCCGACTGGGACTTCGAATTGGCCTCGGCCAAGGGCTTCGGCGAAGCTTACGGCAAGCAGTTAGGGGAGCTGCTGGGTGGCAAGGGCGGCTACGCGGTGTTCGTCGGCTCGTTGACCGTGCCGCTGCACAACGCCTGGGCCGATGCCGCCATCGCCTACATCAAGGCGCATTATCCCGACATGAAGCTGATCGGCGACCGTTACGGTGTTGCCGAGGATGTCGACAAGAGCCGCAGCACCGCCCTCGATTTGATGGCCGCCAACCCCGACCTCAAAGGCTTCCTCGGCTTCGGCAGCCAGGGTCCTATCGGTGCCGCCCGTGCCGTTGAGGAGCGTCGCCTGATCGGCAAGGTCACGGTGCTCGGGCCGTTCTCGCCCGGACAGGGCCAGAAACTGCTCAAGGCTGGCGCCCTTTCCGGCGGCTTCATGTGGAACCCCAACCTGGCCGGAGAGGTGTTCATCACCCTCGCCGACAAGCTCATCAAGGGTGAGAAAATCGCCGACGGCGAGACCATCGAAGGGCTTGGCGTCGTCCACCCGGACTACGAAAACCACAACATCATCGTCGACCAACTGGTTTCCATCAACAAGGATACGGTCGCCGATCTCGTGGCCTTGGGGCTCTGA
- a CDS encoding LacI family DNA-binding transcriptional regulator, producing MPPAPGKKTTIYDLSKLSGSSPSTVSAVLNGTWRQRRIKEATAELIKKLAEENQYSANRQARGLRNSLSGLIGLLLPIYDFHHFSSIAQAFELRARRRGLCPVVVSTHRDPAEERASAEHLISYSIDALFVCGAADPDGVHEVCKASGVRHINLDLPGTLAPSVVSDNYGGARVLTEALINAFPADAPLTADELILIGGREDDATRARIRAFHDVRATRFGDSATQAVDLIGYSARNAKIAFERHFQERGRLPRAVFINSAINFEGFLRFLTDHRGDDFSGQVIGCFDYVPFASFLSFPVIMIRQDAERMVAKAFELLDRPHEAPNVFVIPPQLVPPRTALTGPLDELDFPSDDPREGAL from the coding sequence TTGCCGCCGGCTCCAGGGAAGAAGACGACGATCTATGATCTGTCGAAATTGTCGGGCTCGTCGCCATCGACCGTCAGTGCCGTTCTCAACGGCACCTGGCGACAAAGGCGCATCAAGGAAGCCACTGCCGAGCTCATCAAGAAGCTGGCGGAGGAAAACCAATACAGCGCCAATCGTCAGGCACGCGGCCTCAGAAATTCACTCTCGGGGCTGATCGGCCTCCTGTTGCCAATCTACGATTTTCACCACTTCTCATCGATAGCCCAAGCGTTCGAACTCAGAGCCCGTCGACGCGGTCTCTGCCCCGTCGTCGTATCTACCCACCGCGATCCGGCCGAGGAGCGGGCGAGCGCCGAGCATCTCATCTCCTACTCTATCGATGCGCTGTTTGTTTGCGGTGCCGCCGATCCGGATGGCGTCCACGAGGTGTGCAAGGCTTCCGGTGTACGGCACATCAATCTCGATCTGCCTGGCACGCTCGCTCCGTCGGTAGTTTCCGACAACTACGGCGGCGCACGGGTGCTGACTGAAGCGCTGATCAACGCCTTTCCGGCCGACGCGCCTCTGACGGCGGATGAATTGATCCTGATCGGCGGCCGTGAAGATGACGCAACGCGTGCGCGTATACGTGCCTTTCACGACGTCAGGGCGACCAGATTCGGCGATTCCGCGACCCAAGCCGTCGATCTCATCGGTTATTCGGCTCGCAACGCCAAGATTGCTTTCGAGCGGCACTTTCAAGAGCGCGGCCGCCTGCCGCGCGCCGTGTTCATCAATTCGGCAATCAATTTCGAAGGCTTCCTGCGCTTTCTGACCGATCACCGCGGCGATGACTTCTCAGGACAGGTGATCGGTTGCTTCGACTACGTTCCGTTCGCGAGCTTCCTGTCCTTTCCGGTCATCATGATTCGCCAGGATGCCGAGCGCATGGTCGCCAAAGCGTTCGAGCTTCTGGACCGGCCGCACGAGGCCCCGAACGTTTTTGTCATTCCGCCGCAACTCGTGCCGCCACGGACCGCCCTGACCGGTCCGCTCGACGAACTGGACTTCCCCAGCGACGATCCGCGCGAAGGCGCCTTGTAA
- a CDS encoding sugar phosphate isomerase/epimerase family protein produces MNDQHPRCRFGLHAGLWTFDWTREAAERVLPEAADYAIEVLEIPIGEVERIDAPHTRALCERHGIEPTASLCLPEGAAAALHPDRASAVLLRALETAHALGSRILTGVTYTTLNWRSGALPTEMEYANIVRALKPVARKAREWDMLVGLEPCNRYETHLLNTGAQAAALIDRLDEPNVFIHLDSYHMHVEEHGLGAGVRAAGERFQYVHLSESDRGLPGSGNLDWGDLFRSMAEAGFSGYLIGEIFAPSTPTIAAALNIWQGGVPSRLDVLEKGVPFLKALARQHGLIPSPAPFHHRVDDRRARDRTELS; encoded by the coding sequence ATGAACGATCAACATCCCCGCTGCCGCTTTGGCCTGCATGCCGGGCTTTGGACCTTTGACTGGACCCGGGAGGCCGCCGAACGGGTATTGCCGGAAGCGGCCGACTACGCGATCGAGGTACTGGAGATCCCGATCGGTGAGGTGGAGCGCATCGACGCCCCCCATACCCGAGCACTCTGCGAGCGCCATGGCATCGAACCTACGGCCTCGCTCTGCTTGCCCGAAGGGGCGGCCGCGGCGCTCCATCCCGACCGGGCTAGCGCGGTGCTGCTGCGCGCGCTCGAAACCGCTCATGCGCTGGGAAGCAGGATTCTGACCGGTGTGACCTACACCACGCTCAACTGGCGTTCCGGGGCGCTACCGACGGAGATGGAATACGCCAATATCGTAAGGGCGCTGAAGCCAGTGGCCCGCAAGGCCAGGGAATGGGACATGCTGGTCGGCCTGGAGCCGTGCAACCGCTACGAAACCCACCTTCTGAACACCGGCGCCCAGGCCGCCGCCCTGATCGACCGTCTCGACGAGCCCAACGTTTTCATTCACCTCGACAGCTATCACATGCATGTCGAGGAACATGGTCTCGGTGCCGGCGTGCGCGCAGCCGGCGAACGCTTTCAGTATGTGCATCTGTCCGAAAGCGACCGTGGCCTGCCCGGGTCTGGCAATCTCGACTGGGGCGACCTCTTCCGCTCCATGGCCGAGGCGGGCTTTTCCGGTTATCTCATCGGCGAGATATTCGCACCGTCAACGCCGACCATCGCCGCCGCCCTCAATATCTGGCAGGGCGGAGTACCAAGCCGGCTCGACGTGCTGGAAAAGGGGGTGCCTTTCCTGAAGGCATTGGCCCGGCAGCACGGCCTCATACCGTCACCTGCTCCATTTCATCATCGGGTAGATGACCGGCGCGCCCGCGATAGAACTGAATTGTCCTAG
- the mepA gene encoding penicillin-insensitive murein endopeptidase, which yields MSCRLAVLFLLAAVLPAAAETPAKQLFGAVADPAPLSARSIGAYARGCLAGAALLPVNGPTWQVMRLSRNRNWGNPALVSFLEHLAAKAPAAGWNGLLVGDMSQPRGGPMASGHASHQIGLDADIWLTPMPKREFSYDERERVSAVSMLAPNTLTVDPKKFSDRQFNIIRLTAKQPEVERIFVNRAIKKALCEQATGDRRWLSKVRPWWGHDYHFHVRIACPRNSPTCKPQTEPPSGDGCGAELQSWYAPPPPKPTKPSKPKPPPPEITLKDLPPECSQVLVAK from the coding sequence ATGTCCTGTCGCCTCGCCGTCCTCTTCCTTCTCGCCGCGGTGCTGCCAGCCGCCGCCGAAACGCCGGCCAAGCAGCTATTCGGTGCCGTGGCCGATCCCGCGCCGCTCAGCGCCCGCTCGATCGGGGCCTACGCGCGCGGCTGTCTTGCCGGCGCGGCGCTCCTACCGGTCAACGGCCCAACGTGGCAGGTGATGCGCCTGTCGCGCAATCGCAACTGGGGCAATCCAGCGCTGGTTTCTTTTCTCGAACACCTGGCTGCCAAGGCGCCGGCGGCTGGCTGGAACGGCCTTCTCGTCGGCGACATGTCCCAGCCACGCGGCGGTCCCATGGCGTCGGGGCATGCCAGCCACCAGATCGGGCTCGATGCCGATATTTGGCTGACACCGATGCCGAAGCGCGAATTTTCCTACGATGAACGCGAGCGGGTCAGCGCCGTGTCGATGCTGGCTCCCAACACGCTCACCGTCGACCCGAAAAAATTCTCGGACCGGCAATTCAACATCATTCGCCTGACGGCCAAGCAGCCGGAGGTGGAGCGTATCTTCGTCAACCGCGCCATCAAGAAAGCGCTTTGCGAACAGGCGACAGGCGACCGCCGCTGGCTCTCAAAGGTACGCCCGTGGTGGGGGCACGATTACCACTTCCACGTCCGCATCGCCTGCCCTCGTAACTCGCCAACCTGCAAGCCCCAGACCGAACCACCGTCTGGCGACGGTTGTGGAGCCGAACTCCAGAGCTGGTATGCGCCGCCGCCTCCCAAACCGACAAAGCCTTCAAAGCCCAAGCCACCGCCACCCGAGATCACCTTGAAGGATCTGCCGCCGGAGTGTTCTCAGGTGCTGGTGGCGAAGTAA
- a CDS encoding glycosyltransferase, with amino-acid sequence MTASETATDVAPAFADLDIAVVLPCYNEGATVGAVVRDFRAALPQARICVFDNNSSDRTAIEARIAGAEVIREGRQGKGHVVRRMFADIDADIYVMADGDGTYDPRDAVDLVRALVTERADMAVGVRRNVTVDAGRSGHAFGNRLFNGLYRRLFGPDFTDVFSGYRAFTRRFVKSFPAVSHGFEIETEMAVHAGQLHIPTVELPLDYGRRVEGAPSKLRTFRDGFRILMMFAMLVKETRPSLFFGVFSGLFAATSIVLAVPIFATYVETGLVPRLPTAVLSTGLMILAALLATAGLVLDSLARARVEQKRILYLSIPALKRPEEAARVETKANLAALRELLRQLGAQSDRRKAG; translated from the coding sequence ATGACCGCAAGCGAGACCGCAACCGACGTCGCCCCCGCTTTTGCGGACCTCGACATCGCCGTTGTGCTGCCCTGTTACAACGAAGGGGCGACGGTCGGCGCCGTCGTCCGCGACTTTCGCGCGGCGCTGCCCCAGGCGCGAATCTGCGTCTTCGACAACAACTCCTCCGACCGTACCGCCATTGAGGCGCGCATTGCCGGTGCCGAGGTGATCCGCGAGGGCCGGCAGGGCAAGGGCCATGTGGTCCGGCGCATGTTTGCCGACATCGACGCCGACATCTACGTCATGGCCGACGGCGACGGTACCTATGATCCGCGCGACGCCGTCGATCTCGTGCGCGCGCTGGTCACCGAGCGGGCCGACATGGCGGTCGGCGTTCGTCGCAACGTCACCGTCGATGCCGGTCGCTCCGGCCACGCCTTTGGAAATCGTCTGTTCAACGGCCTCTATCGGCGTCTGTTCGGCCCCGACTTCACCGACGTGTTCTCCGGCTACCGCGCGTTCACACGGCGCTTCGTCAAGAGCTTCCCCGCCGTATCGCACGGCTTCGAGATCGAGACGGAAATGGCCGTGCACGCCGGGCAGCTCCACATTCCCACTGTCGAGCTGCCGCTCGATTATGGCCGCCGCGTCGAGGGTGCGCCGTCCAAGCTACGAACCTTCCGCGATGGCTTCCGCATTCTGATGATGTTCGCTATGCTGGTGAAGGAAACGCGACCGAGCCTGTTCTTCGGTGTGTTCTCCGGCCTGTTCGCCGCAACCTCGATCGTCCTCGCCGTGCCTATTTTTGCGACCTATGTCGAGACCGGTCTGGTCCCGCGCTTGCCTACGGCGGTGCTGTCAACCGGTCTTATGATCCTGGCGGCATTGCTCGCCACGGCCGGCCTTGTCCTCGACAGTCTCGCGCGAGCGCGGGTCGAGCAGAAACGCATCCTCTATCTCTCCATTCCGGCGCTGAAACGCCCGGAGGAAGCGGCCAGGGTGGAAACGAAAGCAAATCTCGCGGCTCTCCGCGAACTCCTGCGCCAGCTTGGCGCGCAGTCCGACCGTCGCAAGGCCGGCTGA
- a CDS encoding GtrA family protein has protein sequence MAGFSGFFVDAGLTEALAGFGVSPYIGRVFAVAVAIAVTYTINHNFTWRERRAPVPGRRTRYVAVSLASIVVNYLTFAAALAVISGLRPVIAVAAGTGVGMVMNFVGYSRLVFRDGKDQAA, from the coding sequence CTGGCCGGCTTCAGTGGCTTCTTCGTCGACGCCGGACTGACCGAGGCGCTCGCCGGTTTCGGCGTCAGCCCCTATATCGGCCGCGTGTTCGCGGTGGCCGTCGCCATTGCCGTCACCTACACGATCAACCACAACTTCACATGGAGAGAGCGACGCGCTCCCGTGCCAGGGCGCCGGACGCGCTACGTCGCGGTCTCGCTCGCCTCGATTGTCGTCAACTACTTGACCTTCGCGGCCGCCCTCGCGGTCATATCCGGCCTTCGACCGGTCATCGCGGTGGCAGCCGGCACGGGTGTCGGCATGGTGATGAATTTCGTCGGCTATTCGCGTCTGGTCTTCAGAGACGGCAAAGATCAGGCGGCGTAG
- a CDS encoding GNAT family N-acetyltransferase: MFGLPGTFPATYGKQTTDGVGAPLGRIGALEVRLARSAAEVRAAQALRYRVFYGEMQATADPRTFLRRRDVDAFDRYCDHLLVVDHDDVEIRPFRKARPRIVGTYRLLRQKVAERHRGFYTAGEFSIEPLLARHAGLEFLELGRSCVMKPYRSKRTVELLWQGIWAYVLNHGIDAMIGCASFEGTDPEALALPLSFLHHHASADTDWLVEARPERAVAMNRLPIEAVDMRSALAGMPPLIKGYLRLGAMVGRGAVVDRPFGTTDVMIVLPVDRISERYVRYYGAGASRYAA, translated from the coding sequence ATGTTCGGACTTCCTGGCACTTTCCCTGCGACTTACGGGAAGCAAACGACCGATGGGGTGGGGGCGCCGCTCGGCCGTATCGGTGCCCTCGAAGTGCGGCTCGCGCGCTCTGCCGCCGAAGTGCGCGCCGCCCAGGCGTTGCGCTACCGCGTGTTCTACGGCGAGATGCAGGCGACGGCCGATCCGCGCACCTTTCTCCGCCGCCGCGACGTCGATGCCTTCGACCGCTATTGCGACCATCTGCTCGTCGTCGATCACGACGATGTCGAGATCCGGCCGTTCCGCAAGGCGCGGCCGCGCATCGTCGGCACCTACCGTCTCCTGCGCCAGAAGGTTGCCGAGCGTCATCGTGGCTTCTACACGGCAGGCGAATTTTCCATCGAGCCACTGCTCGCTCGGCATGCCGGCCTGGAGTTTCTGGAACTCGGCCGTTCCTGTGTCATGAAGCCTTATCGCAGCAAGCGCACCGTCGAGCTGCTGTGGCAGGGCATCTGGGCCTATGTGCTCAATCACGGCATCGACGCCATGATCGGCTGCGCCTCCTTTGAGGGCACCGATCCCGAGGCGCTCGCCTTGCCGCTATCCTTCCTGCACCATCATGCATCGGCCGACACCGACTGGCTGGTGGAAGCGCGGCCCGAGCGGGCCGTTGCCATGAACCGGCTGCCGATCGAGGCGGTGGACATGCGCTCGGCGCTCGCCGGGATGCCGCCGCTGATCAAGGGCTATCTCCGGCTCGGCGCCATGGTCGGCCGCGGCGCCGTCGTCGACCGTCCGTTCGGCACCACCGATGTGATGATCGTGCTGCCGGTCGACCGTATTTCCGAGCGCTATGTTCGTTATTACGGCGCTGGCGCCAGTCGCTACGCCGCCTGA
- a CDS encoding glycosyltransferase family 2 protein, with translation MTDRLVSPLLSIVVPCFNEESGIDEFLRRALLAATAVAGQNFEIIAVDDGSTDATWDIISARSRDLPNLVGVRLMRNHGHQIAATAGLSVARGERVLLIDADLQDPPELLLMMMPTMDRGADVVYGQRSRRAGETRFKLVTAAIFYRLLGRLASVPIPRDTGDFRLMSRRVVDILLAMPERDRFIRGMVSWVGGRQVALPYERDARFAGETKYPLRKMVRFALDAITSFSTAPLRAATWVGFISAAIAVALVVYTLIQWFAGNTVAGWSSLMATVAGFFSIQFIGMGIMGEYLSRLVEEAKQRPMFMVDCISRGGVSRPLDLLTPSMHPSERRAAVERAFVGEADPNAPIARTAMHD, from the coding sequence ATGACCGACCGCCTTGTCTCGCCCCTTTTGTCAATCGTCGTTCCCTGCTTCAACGAGGAGAGTGGAATCGATGAGTTTCTACGGCGCGCACTGCTCGCGGCAACAGCCGTGGCCGGGCAGAATTTCGAGATTATCGCTGTCGACGACGGCTCAACCGATGCCACTTGGGACATCATTTCCGCCCGATCGCGAGACCTGCCCAATCTCGTTGGCGTGCGCTTGATGCGCAACCATGGGCATCAGATCGCAGCCACTGCCGGCCTTTCGGTTGCTCGGGGTGAGCGCGTGTTGTTGATCGACGCCGACCTCCAGGACCCGCCCGAGCTTTTGCTCATGATGATGCCCACCATGGATCGAGGCGCCGACGTCGTCTATGGCCAACGCAGCCGCCGGGCCGGCGAAACACGTTTCAAGCTGGTGACCGCAGCCATATTCTATCGCCTTCTTGGCCGCCTGGCCTCCGTGCCCATTCCACGTGACACTGGCGACTTTCGGCTAATGAGCCGACGGGTCGTCGATATTCTGCTCGCGATGCCGGAGCGTGATCGCTTCATTCGCGGCATGGTCAGCTGGGTCGGCGGCCGTCAAGTGGCGCTGCCCTATGAGCGAGACGCCCGCTTTGCCGGCGAAACAAAATATCCCTTACGCAAAATGGTCCGCTTCGCTCTGGATGCGATCACCAGCTTCTCAACCGCGCCGCTGCGGGCCGCCACTTGGGTTGGCTTCATTTCCGCCGCGATTGCGGTCGCTCTCGTGGTCTATACGCTGATTCAATGGTTTGCCGGCAATACAGTCGCCGGCTGGTCCAGCCTAATGGCGACAGTTGCCGGATTCTTTTCGATCCAGTTTATCGGCATGGGCATCATGGGCGAATATCTCAGCCGCCTCGTGGAGGAGGCAAAGCAGCGGCCGATGTTCATGGTCGATTGCATCAGCCGCGGCGGTGTCAGCCGGCCGCTGGATCTGCTAACCCCCAGTATGCATCCCTCGGAGCGGCGAGCTGCTGTGGAACGGGCATTCGTGGGTGAAGCCGACCCCAATGCGCCGATTGCTCGGACTGCCATGCATGATTGA